In Deltaproteobacteria bacterium HGW-Deltaproteobacteria-6, the genomic stretch ATATTTTCACTGTAATAGGCCCGCACGTCGGCAACATCCGCTTCAAACGCCAGAACCGGGATCCTGTTGTCGGTCAGAACGAGGCGAATTCTTCGGAAGTCAGCCGCGGGGGTTTTCGAAATGATCTGATTGACGGCCGCCAGTGCCACTCCGACGGCCTTCATGTTGTAATAATACTTGTTGTTGCCGGCTTCAATCCGCAATTCGTCGTCATGCTTCTGAATCGCAATATTGCTGAATCCGGATTCATAAAGTGCATTGGCGATGCGATACTCCAATGGACTCTTTACGATTTCTGTTCGCTCACGGTATGGATGATCGTAGATGGGAATAAAAGGATGGCTGAAATCAACCGACATGGAAACATTGATTGCAAACTGTTCACCGCGCTGCCAGCTTAGATCGGCTTCCAGCCAACTCCATGGTTTCAGCCGGATGCCGAAATTGAAAGGGGAAGGCACACCTGCCGGGAAATATTTCTTCTGGGCGGGATCCGTCGTCTGCCGCTCATAGCGTATCGGACTGTATTCCGCCATAAGCATCAACCAGTCCGTGGCGGCAAACTGAATCCCTGCAAAAAATTGTCCGTCTTTCCGCCATGAAGAATTGTCCGTCAGCATCTCCATTTTAAAACTTTCTCCCGATGAGGGCAGCGGTTCTTTCCCATAGCGTCCATTGCCGAAACCAACGGAAACATCAAACGGATAAAACTGCTTACTTGCCGCGATATACTGTGAAGGATAAACCCTGGTTCCAAACGGGTCCATAATGCCCAGAGCGAGTGCCGGCCACCATTTACCTTCGGGAAGAAACTGCCATTTCATGCCCAGACTCTTATCCTTGTAATTTCCATATGCCGGCGTTAGAGACGGTAAATCCATAACTTCTGTAATTTTTCCGTCAAACTCCAACCCTTGAACAGGACTGATAGCGCCGTAATAGTAATTATAGGGTTTGACTGTTGTAAAACCGGCTCTGAACCTGGCTTCCGGCATGACCCGTGCCGACGGAGTCTCCATAAGTCCCGTTCCTCCCCAGTTAGAAGGTCCGGTAAATGGATCGTCACCGGCATAAACAAGACTTACCTGTGTCATCGTCATAAAAAGAAAGAACAGACAGACAGCAGGAGCGATTCTGCGCTTATCTATGGATGTCAGAAGCCGTTCCCCTTTTTGTTTTTAAAACAAGTAGAAAGCAAAGAGTGTTTCGGCCCTTACTTACGTCTGTTGACCGACCGGTGCGCCTGGATGAACCGCTCCAGCAGCACATCCGCGTCTTTCTTGATAAGATGCAGATTACCGATATTGGTCATTCCTGTAATATTGACGGACCAGGTGTTCGCCAGCGTTTTAACTTTCGGATTGACCTCGAGCGATACGATTTGCCGAAACTCACACTTGATATCATAGGCATACCAGTATTTTTCCGTTTCATGCGTATTGATGTTGACATAAAGGACAGGCCTTCCCGCCAATTTTAGCCATTCATCGCGTGAAAGTGTTCTGATCCCCGCCGCAAAGAGTTTTTTTTCGATATTTTTCTTTATCTGTTCCGTGCTCAGTCCCGCTTTTTGAGCATATTTCTGGATATTAGGTTGAATATTCTCTACCAGAACATAAACGCCTTTTAACCCAGTCAATGTGGATCTGCTGATTTCCGAATCGTCAGCCGGAGCATAAGTTGACCAGAATAAGGCTGACAGCAATATAGCGATGACAGTTTTATACGGAGACATTTTTTCACCTTTCATCATTTGCTTTTTATACTCAATCCTTTTCGCAGGTTGATTTTTGCCACCATTTAGTCCGGCATATATCCCGTTTAACACCCACCCATCCGGCATCCCGCTCCGGAAGAAAGTTCATCTTGCACCTTTGCCGAATAACACGGTTCTTACTGTCCTTGCAATGATAATCAAATCCAGGGGCAATATGACGTTCTTGATATAATAGAGATCATATTCCAGCTTGGCCAGCGCGTCTTTGACCGTAGCGCCGTAAGGATAATTGACCTGAGCCCATCCGGTAATGCCCGGCCTGATGGAATGGCGTAAACTGTAAAAAGGAATTTCTTTCTTCAGGCTTTCCACAAACTCCGGTCTTTCGGGCCGGGGGCCGACGAAACTCATGTCGCCTTTTAACACATTCCAAAGCTGAGGAAGTTCATCAATGCGCAACAACCGAATAATCTTCCCTACCCGAGTGACACGAGGGTCATTTTCCTGTGCCCACACGGCGCCGTTTGCTTCCGCATTAATCTTCATGGAGCGAAATTTGATTACCTTGAATATTTTTTCATCCCAACCGACGCGGTTCTGGTAATAAAAGACAGGTCCATCGGATTCCAATTTCACTAACAGTACCGTCAAGAGCATAACAGGGAAGGCGATAACCAGGAGGATAATCGCCATCGCTTTATCAAATAATTTTTTTAGTTTCGTATTATAGATATTTCGTTCGACGCCGGAAATATCGGCAAACCCCAGCCACATATTAGTCGTATGCAGGACAGGAATAACTTCAAAATATTCCTCATAAAAAGTGGGCATTTCATATACATTTACGCCGCTGAATTTCACTTCGACCAGTTTTTGAAAAAATTCAATTGATCTTTTCTTCGTCGCGGCAACTATGACTAAATCAATTTTATGTCTTATGACTAGCTCTTTCAAATCACACGTATTGCCGAGGACGGCGTAATCCCCTATTTGCAAATCACGCTTCTCAGGATCATCATCCACAAAACCTGCCATCTTAAAATCAGACCGCGATTGCAGCACATGACATAGCGATTTTCCGGATTTGCCGGCGCCCAGAATTAATACCTTCAGGGGTTTTCTCGTATCCAGAAAATACATAAAAGCAAAGCGCCAAGTGAGCAGGAAAAGAAAAGCGAAGGAACCGCTGATCGCAAGAATACCACTGCCGTATGGCCGGATATGAAGAATGTAAAAAAGAGAAACATTGATCATATTAATCGTGATGACAGCTAAAGCAAACCGTAAGGTGAAACTGCTTTTGCCCGTTCTCTTTTCCAGGTTATAAAAGTCAAATATATAAAGAATGAGAATATACAATACAATGGTAATAATATCGGAAATATCGATGATTGCCGCTGGGTCAAGCAGTATTCCAAAACGCAGGATGGGCCCCAGATAAACTGAGGCCGCGATCAGGACGATATCGCCTGCCAGCAAAATAAGTCGATTTTGTGAAGCAGTTTTTATCATTTAAGAATCAGAAATCCGGTTAGGGACGATGATATTTTGATTACGCATGAAAGGGTTCATGAAACAGTTTCGTCAAACATATCAGAATACTCAGAGCTTCATGACGAGCGCTTCACCATTGGTATTTTGATGTTCCAATTCTTCCTCAACAAGGCGGCGAACCAGTTCATCAAAAGTCAGATCATACATCCAGCCAAGTTTTGTCTTGGCCTTGGCTGGATTTCCATAAATCGCAGCGATATCGGATGGGCGGAAAAGTTCTTGATCGATTATCGTGTGCTCCTCCCAGTTCAAGCCGAAATATCCGAATGACGCCGCAGCAAATTCTCTGAGACTATGGACCTCGTTGGTTGCGATAACGTATTCGTCGGGTCTATCCTGTTGCAGCATCAGCCACATGGACTTGACATATTCCGGCGCATAACCCCAGTCCCGCTTGACATCAACATTGCCCAGGGATAGTTTCTCCCTGGCCCCTTGTGCAATCCGCACCGCCGTTGAAACAATTTTCTTTGTTACAAAATTCGATGGTCTGAGAAAAGACTCGTGATTGAACAGAATACCGCAGCAGCAAAACAAACCATAGGCCTCGCGGTAATTTATGGCCAGCCAATGACTTGCCGCCTTGGAGATTGCGTATGGGCTGACAGGATACAACACGCAGTCTTCAACGACCGGCAGGGTTTTAACACGTCCGAACATCTCACTGGAAGATGCCTGGTAGAATCGTGCGGACAGTTTTAAAGTCCTCATCGCTTCCAGCAGATGTTGGGTACTCTGGATATTGAATGTAACGGTGTCCAGCGGATCTTGAAAAGAGCGGGAAACGGAACTCTGTGCCGCCAGATGATAGATCTCATCGGGGTCAAGCCAGTCAAGCAATTCACTTACTTTGGGCAAATTCAACAGATTACCCGGCAGGAGATTAACCTGGTCTTCGATTCCGAGCGTCTTCAGATTCTCCAGATGAGATCGATCAAAGTCCGTTACCAGACCGTAGATCTGATATCCTTTGTCAAGCAGGAACCTGGATAGATAAGTTCCATCTTGCCCTGTAATACCCGTGATGAGTGCCTTTTTCATGGGTTATTCCTTTATGCGGCAATGATGTTTCGGAAGGGATACGTTTTTTATGTGTGTTTTGCGGAAAAGCGGCAGATCTTGCGGAATGTCTGATCTGAGATTGCAGTGCATCCTAAGTAATTATTGAATAGATTTCATTTACGCTAGCAATATTGCGCTCCCAGCTATATTTCTCCACTACCAACTGCCTGGCATTGCGTCCCACCTCTTCGGCAACCGGATAGTTCTTAAGCAGGGTTATACATGCTTCGGCAAATTGTTCAGGAGAGTCCGCTACCACAATACTCTCCCCATTTACGGCAGCGATAGTCCCCAACCCGAGGGTCGTCGCAACAACCGGTAAACCACAGGCCATTGTTTCCAGAATCTTAAATTGCATTCCGGAACCAGCCTGCATCGGGGCAATCGCAATCTGCGCTTCACTTAACGCACCTGCTATGGAATCAACGTATCCGGTAACGATCACCGAATTTCCATTATTTAATGCTTTCAGCCTGGGTCCGGGGTTGTTTCCGACAATCAGCAGGCGCACATCAGGCACTGACTTTCTGATCTTGTCCAGGCATTGTTCATGGAACCAGAGAATGGCATTCTCATTGGGAAAGTAACCCATATTGCCAGAGAAAACGATTGCCCTGTTTTGCGGCAGGCTTCCATAAGGCCTGAATTCTTCTGTATCGACACCCAGCGGAATGCTGACAACATTATTCGAATGAATACATTCTTTGTCTTTATCGGAAACGACGATGGAGAAACCATATTTGCTTGCGATCTCATTTTCACACCGCCTGAGCCTTTTTAATTCCATATTGAAAATCCATTTCAATGGATATCTTTCCTGAGCGACCCTTCTTTCAAAATTCAGCTGCATGGAATCAATCAGGTCCAGTATCTTCGGCACATTGATGTTTTCCGTATATTGGGCCATTCTCAGCATATAAGTATGGACAACATCGAAGCCTCCGCCTGTATCTAACAGGCGCCGAACTTCCTTTTCAAATCGTTCAGAGTGAAAATACGATACCTGAAAAGGAGCAGATGAAAATATTCCTCCGAACATATTAATGACCGATCTATGTCGGGAAAGCTTCACCGGTATGATTTCCGCGCAAAATGGTTTCAGCTTATTCGCATATACCAGTTCTTTATCCGACTGATAGAATGTAAGCAGGGTTATCCGATGATCCCGGCTGATGAGCCTTAGCCGGTGATAGGCAACAGCCTGATCACCTTTCAACGGGGGATAGGGGAAACGGGGCGTAATGAAAAGGATGTTCATTTAATGAACCCGATAAACTTCTTCATAGGTTTTAAGGGTCTCTTCGGCCATCTTTCGCCAGGAAAACTTATGCGCCTGTCTGACGCCGCGGTCTGCCAGTTCCTCACGCAGCGCTTTATCACCCAGCAGCTTGACTAACGTGCATCTCAAGGCCTGGCCATCCGTTGGATCTATCAGTAAAGCGGCATCGCCGACTACTTCAGGTATTGATGTTGTGTTGGATGTAATAACAGGCACGCCGCAGGCCATGGCTTCCAGGGGAGGAATCCCAAAACCCTCATAGAGAGAAGGATACAGAAAGACCTTTGCGGCGTTGTACAAAAGAACCAATTCTTCCATTGAAACAAAATCCAGAAAGGCAATATCATCTGAATAATTAGAGTCCCGGGCGATCCTGAACAAACGGGTTTGTCTCCAGTCAGGCACCCCGGCAATCAGAAGTTTTTCTTTAATGCTAAGCTCCTTCTTCAGATTAATAAATTCTCTTATCACCAGCTCGGTGTTCTTGCGTGGATCAACCGCCCCTAATGTCATGATGTAATCACCCGTCATCTTAAATCGATTTTTTATCTTTTGAGCGGCTTCAGCCTTGCTCACGGTCCGGAAACAGGCGTCGGCCGCTTCGTATGTTATTCTTATATCTTCATTTCGCAATCCGGTGATGTGCTTCCGGATATCATTTTTAGAATACTTTGAAACCGTTATCGCCATGGCCAGACGTTTGGCAGACCTTGTAACTATCGCTTTTCTGTAAACTCTGCCTGCCCTTTGATACAGGGACGGAGACTCCGCCATCTCAGTGCTGTCTTTCAAATACATGACATCGTGAATCGTTGAAATTAATTTAGTGCGTTTATTTAACAGGACCGGCGCTGTATTTCCGCTGCAATGTAAAATATCAACGCAATCTTTCTTTACCTGCATGGGTAATATGATTTGCTCCCACATCGGGTAATTGGAGGGTAACAGTTTACTTACACGGAAATTCGCTTGCATGGGCAGCACCCTATCGCTGTCGTCACGGTCAGTGTAAAGGATGTATTGGTTGGCGGAGTCTATCTCGGCGAGGTTCCTGATGAGGTTAAGAGTATAATTACCGATACCCCTCCTTTTCATGACGGCAAACCTGGAATCGATGCCTATTCTCATCCCATGCGTCCTTTTCTGTTCAGATTCAGCAATGGTTTCAGAAGCGGATGTGCTTTAAGATACATCGAGAATAGAAAAACTCTTGTCAAGAAGATGATATCCAAAAAAACATTGTTAGGGCACTTATACTCATGAAGCATCTTCCGCAACCTGTACAAGTGCTGAAGCAACTCCGTAATATTTGATGACCTGCCTCCCTCAAGAAAATACGTCGCATCAAAGGGCAGCACGGTATACTTTTCGTTACCCTTAAAAGCGATCCGCAACCAGAACTCATAATCCATGGCCTGAGCATAGTCTGTGCGAAACAGACCGTGTTTCTCAAAAATATCTTTAACAAGGAATGTTGATTGGTGCGGGATAGAATTCTTTTTCAGAAGATTACATAATGCAGGGTCAGGCAAATAATGATGTTTTTGATTTCCTAGTGCGTCAACTACCCTTGCCCCTGCAACGGCCCACCGCCATTTTTTTTTCAAAAAGGAATTAACAACTTTATCTATAGTACAATCATCGACATACCTGTCACCGGCATGAAGATGTGAAACTAATCCTCCTTTAGACAATAAAACACCTTTGTTCATTGCGTCGGATATGCCGCAATCATAGTCAGAAATAATGAGCGTCCGTTTATCACCGCCATGAATGGTCGCGAGGTTTTTTGCGATTGATACAGTTCTGTCATCTGATTTTCCATCGATGATAATATATTCTATGAATGGATAGGTTTGATTGAAAACACTCATCATTGTTTTCTCAATCATCTTCTCCGCATTCTTGCAGATAGTAATAATCGATACAAGTGGATAACCGGCGGTTGCAACCATGGAATAATTACCTTGGATCTTCTGAACCTACAGGATGACAGATGGTCATGATCACTCTCATTGGTTCCGTAACAACGATGTAGCAAGCAATCAGCAGAAAGCAGACTATCATGATTTTTATCGCCAAAAGCGAGTCGATGGGAATAATATACAGCGGCGGAAGCAACAATGCAGTCAGTGCAATATTCTTGCCGACGGCTTTTGACGGTTTGAGCAGTCTGCGCCTTACAAGTCCCAGCAATGTCCCCAGGAACAGAGCATAGAATACGGACATTATTTTTCCAAACACGATATACCCTTCAATGATAAATGTGGGGTTGACGCCATGTCCTGACAGCATTCCAGTGTAATCCTCATGCAGGGATGGCCCTATCGAAGCTGAAAACGCCGGATAACCTATGACAGATGACAGCGTGTGAAAAAAATACAAAAAGGGATTGAATTGATAGTTGACGGCAAAATCATAGATTTCACCGCTCGCATACATTGAATATGGATGCATAAATTGATACCAGACAAAGTTCAAAGCACTGTTCATACTTTCAAAATCAACTGCTCCCAATGTAGAGACATAGATAAAATAGGCCCAACCAAGGCCGATTAAAATTCCGATGCTCATCAATGCGGGCCGGGTAAATACTCTGGTTTTTGTGTTGAAAAAATAAATTCTTAAATATTCGCCCAGGGCAATCGAGAATATTACAATCAGGAGTGTTCCCTTTTTGGGGGCTGCAATGGATAAAACAATAGAAATGATCAACGCAACCCATCCCCAGTTTTTCTCTTTATTTGATTTCAAGAGCGGCGTACAGCAGGCGAGGAGCACGATATCGAATGATCCAATACCTAACAGAAGAGAAGATGCGACTTTATTATTGAGATCAAATTCTATATATGAATCACTTCCTGTTTCGCCAATAATCAGCGGCAGTTGGTTGAATACGGACAACATAATAAGCAGTTTGCAGGCCAACACGGCTAAGCCAATGCC encodes the following:
- a CDS encoding GDP-mannose 4,6-dehydratase, whose translation is MKKALITGITGQDGTYLSRFLLDKGYQIYGLVTDFDRSHLENLKTLGIEDQVNLLPGNLLNLPKVSELLDWLDPDEIYHLAAQSSVSRSFQDPLDTVTFNIQSTQHLLEAMRTLKLSARFYQASSSEMFGRVKTLPVVEDCVLYPVSPYAISKAASHWLAINYREAYGLFCCCGILFNHESFLRPSNFVTKKIVSTAVRIAQGAREKLSLGNVDVKRDWGYAPEYVKSMWLMLQQDRPDEYVIATNEVHSLREFAAASFGYFGLNWEEHTIIDQELFRPSDIAAIYGNPAKAKTKLGWMYDLTFDELVRRLVEEELEHQNTNGEALVMKL
- a CDS encoding sugar transferase, which produces MIKTASQNRLILLAGDIVLIAASVYLGPILRFGILLDPAAIIDISDIITIVLYILILYIFDFYNLEKRTGKSSFTLRFALAVITINMINVSLFYILHIRPYGSGILAISGSFAFLFLLTWRFAFMYFLDTRKPLKVLILGAGKSGKSLCHVLQSRSDFKMAGFVDDDPEKRDLQIGDYAVLGNTCDLKELVIRHKIDLVIVAATKKRSIEFFQKLVEVKFSGVNVYEMPTFYEEYFEVIPVLHTTNMWLGFADISGVERNIYNTKLKKLFDKAMAIILLVIAFPVMLLTVLLVKLESDGPVFYYQNRVGWDEKIFKVIKFRSMKINAEANGAVWAQENDPRVTRVGKIIRLLRIDELPQLWNVLKGDMSFVGPRPERPEFVESLKKEIPFYSLRHSIRPGITGWAQVNYPYGATVKDALAKLEYDLYYIKNVILPLDLIIIARTVRTVLFGKGAR